In a genomic window of Rhizobium sp. CIAT894:
- a CDS encoding VOC family protein, whose translation MTASNSILLYVTDAPASARFYANLLGKEPVEASETFAMFILPSGLGLGLWGKAGVEPAPAAAGGGSEIGFKVAVTDMVDATHADWQAKGANIVMAPTDLDFGRSFVAADPDGHRLRVYTVTEV comes from the coding sequence ATGACCGCCAGCAACAGCATTCTTCTCTACGTGACCGACGCGCCGGCGAGCGCCCGTTTCTACGCCAATCTGCTCGGGAAGGAGCCCGTCGAAGCGAGCGAGACCTTCGCCATGTTCATCTTGCCCTCCGGCCTGGGGCTCGGTCTCTGGGGCAAGGCGGGCGTCGAGCCCGCGCCGGCAGCGGCGGGCGGCGGCTCTGAAATTGGGTTCAAGGTCGCCGTCACCGACATGGTCGATGCGACTCACGCCGATTGGCAGGCCAAGGGCGCGAATATCGTCATGGCGCCGACCGATCTCGATTTCGGCCGAAGCTTCGTCGCCGCCGATCCCGATGGGCACCGCCTGCGCGTCTACACCGTGACGGAGGTTTGA
- a CDS encoding NAD(P)H-binding protein yields MDKKDDRPILVTGAAGAVGAIGRNVTTTLLARGFYVRALVRREDDRSAALRDLGAEVVVADLTDLPSMHRAIEGVSRIYFGMSVSPSYLEATVNTAAIARHHGVEVFVNMSQMTVSQMSITETTDSPQQKQHWLAEQALQWSGLPVVTVRPTVFMEGFFLFFAAAGVRENDELILPLGNSITSPISSIDIADAVSTILAEPTPYIGRIYNLTGQVTADLHHYAKNFSDALGRTIRYRDVPIAAWADKLRERGVPAHVISHLATMAKLHQQGRYNRLTDDFAELVGREPTSMHQFVKLHAKEFSR; encoded by the coding sequence ATGGACAAGAAAGATGACCGCCCTATCCTTGTGACAGGCGCCGCGGGCGCCGTTGGGGCAATCGGCCGCAATGTAACGACCACCCTCCTGGCCAGAGGATTTTACGTCCGCGCCCTGGTGCGGCGGGAGGATGACCGCTCGGCAGCGTTGCGCGATCTCGGCGCTGAAGTCGTCGTCGCCGACCTGACAGACCTCCCCTCCATGCATCGCGCCATAGAAGGTGTTTCACGAATCTATTTCGGCATGTCCGTGTCGCCATCCTATCTCGAAGCAACCGTCAACACCGCGGCTATCGCTCGCCATCATGGGGTTGAGGTATTTGTGAACATGTCGCAGATGACGGTCTCGCAAATGAGCATCACCGAAACGACCGATAGCCCGCAGCAAAAGCAGCACTGGCTGGCCGAGCAGGCGCTCCAATGGTCGGGCCTGCCGGTGGTCACTGTACGGCCAACGGTCTTCATGGAAGGGTTTTTCCTGTTCTTCGCCGCCGCCGGGGTTCGGGAGAATGACGAGCTGATCCTGCCGCTTGGCAACAGCATCACCTCACCAATCTCCTCCATCGACATAGCCGACGCCGTCTCAACGATACTGGCCGAACCGACCCCGTACATCGGTCGCATCTACAATCTGACAGGTCAGGTCACCGCTGATCTGCACCACTACGCGAAAAACTTCTCCGACGCGCTTGGGCGGACCATCCGGTATCGGGACGTGCCGATCGCGGCCTGGGCCGACAAATTGCGCGAACGGGGAGTGCCGGCCCATGTCATCAGCCATTTGGCCACGATGGCCAAACTTCATCAGCAGGGTCGATACAATCGACTGACCGATGATTTCGCGGAGCTCGTTGGGAGGGAGCCGACGAGTATGCACCAGTTCGTCAAGCTTCACGCAAAGGAGTTCTCCCGATAA
- a CDS encoding Lrp/AsnC family transcriptional regulator, which produces MDDIDRTILSILQENADIPGKIIADTVNLSSSAVERRINRLKQDGMIEKIVAVVSPKAVDRTLSILVELEIQNEHRHTLDQFQRWLERAPEVQSCWYVTGDVDFVLLVAVRNLEEYNEFVDRLMNEQQALVRKYKSLIALKTVKHGLELSVRE; this is translated from the coding sequence GTGGATGACATTGATCGAACCATTCTTTCGATCCTCCAGGAAAATGCCGATATTCCCGGCAAGATCATCGCCGACACCGTCAATCTTTCTAGCTCGGCCGTCGAACGCCGAATCAACAGACTGAAGCAGGACGGGATGATCGAGAAGATCGTGGCGGTGGTCAGTCCGAAGGCCGTCGATCGCACCTTGTCCATTCTGGTCGAGCTCGAAATCCAGAACGAACACCGCCATACGCTGGATCAATTCCAGCGGTGGCTGGAGCGGGCGCCTGAAGTGCAATCCTGCTGGTATGTCACCGGCGATGTCGACTTTGTCCTGCTGGTGGCCGTCCGCAATCTCGAGGAATACAATGAATTCGTCGACCGGCTCATGAATGAGCAGCAGGCGCTTGTGCGAAAATACAAGAGCCTGATCGCGCTTAAAACGGTCAAGCACGGCTTGGAGCTTTCCGTCCGCGAGTGA
- a CDS encoding MFS transporter, which produces MATTSHYGPSSASLERDARRIHDDKPVSPGSIAIGVVIGRMSEFFDFFVYGLASVLVFPQLVFPFAPDRLTATLYSFAIFSLAFLARPVGSVVFMTIDRMYGRGTKLTIALFLLGGSTASIAFLPGYEEIGVWSIALLALFRLGQGFALGGAWDGLASLLALNAPANHRGWYAMIPQLGAPIGFALASTLFGYFVANLSSEDFLSWGWRYPFFVAFAINVVALFARLRLVMTKEFGTLLEQHELEAAPILEVLRVHGRDILIGAFVPLASFAMFHLVTIFPLGWMSLYGNQPIGAFMVVQVVGAMVGIVAIIASGLIADRIGRRAQLAICAVIIAVFSFVGPILIASGNNGHDAFVIIGFGVLGLSFGQATGSISSRFGRGYRYTGAAFTSDLAWLIGAGFAPLVALSLSSRFGLTFVGYYLLSGAICTLAALAFSRALEQRE; this is translated from the coding sequence ATGGCTACAACATCGCATTACGGACCGTCGTCGGCGTCGCTCGAACGCGACGCGCGGCGCATTCACGACGACAAGCCGGTTTCCCCGGGCAGCATCGCCATCGGCGTGGTGATCGGCCGCATGTCGGAATTCTTCGATTTCTTCGTCTACGGCCTTGCCTCCGTCCTGGTCTTTCCGCAACTGGTCTTCCCCTTTGCGCCGGACAGGCTGACGGCGACACTCTATTCCTTCGCCATCTTCTCGCTCGCCTTCCTGGCCCGCCCGGTCGGCTCCGTCGTGTTCATGACGATCGACCGGATGTACGGGCGCGGCACCAAGCTGACGATCGCGCTCTTCCTGCTCGGCGGCTCCACCGCCTCGATCGCCTTCCTGCCGGGTTACGAGGAGATCGGCGTCTGGTCGATCGCGCTCTTGGCGCTCTTCCGCCTCGGCCAGGGTTTTGCGCTCGGCGGCGCCTGGGACGGGCTTGCTTCGCTGCTGGCGCTCAACGCGCCGGCCAACCACCGCGGCTGGTATGCGATGATCCCGCAGCTCGGCGCGCCGATCGGCTTTGCGCTGGCCAGCACGCTGTTCGGCTATTTCGTCGCCAATCTTTCCAGTGAGGATTTCCTCTCCTGGGGCTGGCGCTATCCCTTCTTCGTCGCCTTCGCGATCAATGTCGTGGCGCTGTTTGCGCGTCTGCGCCTGGTCATGACCAAGGAATTCGGCACGCTGCTCGAACAGCACGAGCTGGAAGCCGCGCCGATCCTTGAGGTGCTGCGCGTTCACGGCCGCGACATCCTGATCGGCGCCTTCGTGCCGCTCGCCAGCTTCGCCATGTTCCACCTCGTCACCATCTTCCCGCTCGGCTGGATGAGCCTTTACGGCAACCAGCCGATCGGTGCCTTCATGGTGGTGCAGGTGGTCGGCGCCATGGTCGGCATAGTCGCCATCATCGCCTCGGGGCTGATCGCCGACCGCATCGGCCGGCGCGCCCAGCTTGCCATCTGCGCCGTCATCATCGCCGTCTTCAGCTTCGTCGGGCCGATCCTGATCGCTTCCGGCAATAATGGCCATGACGCCTTCGTCATCATAGGCTTCGGCGTGCTCGGCCTCTCCTTCGGCCAGGCGACCGGCTCGATCTCGTCGCGCTTCGGCCGCGGCTATCGTTATACTGGCGCCGCCTTCACCTCGGATCTCGCCTGGCTGATCGGCGCCGGCTTCGCACCGCTGGTGGCGCTCAGCCTCTCCAGCCGCTTCGGCCTGACCTTCGTCGGCTACTACCTGCTCTCCGGCGCCATCTGCACGCTGGCCGCACTCGCCTTCAGCAGGGCGCTGGAACAGCGGGAATAG
- a CDS encoding cyclic nucleotide-binding domain-containing protein: MLLRDEVEMLRRVPIFSRIAPAKLKLLAFTSDRMTYKAGQDLFHQGDVGDAAYVILSGSADIIVASPAGEIKVADVELNSIVGEIAILCDVSRTATVRATSPLEVLRISKEHFLKLLSDFPEMAVEIMRVLADRLNHTTAELTAARAAKQPQMAQ; the protein is encoded by the coding sequence ATGCTGTTGAGAGACGAAGTGGAAATGCTGCGCCGGGTGCCGATCTTTTCAAGGATTGCGCCAGCAAAGCTCAAGCTTTTGGCCTTCACCTCCGACCGCATGACCTACAAAGCCGGGCAGGACCTCTTCCATCAGGGCGATGTCGGCGACGCCGCCTATGTCATCCTTTCCGGCAGCGCCGATATCATCGTCGCCTCGCCGGCCGGCGAGATCAAGGTCGCCGATGTCGAACTCAATTCCATCGTCGGCGAAATCGCCATCCTCTGCGATGTCTCGCGCACGGCAACGGTGCGCGCCACCTCGCCGCTCGAGGTGCTGCGCATCAGCAAGGAGCATTTCCTGAAGCTGCTGAGCGACTTTCCGGAGATGGCCGTGGAAATCATGCGCGTGCTCGCCGACCGCCTGAACCACACCACCGCGGAACTGACCGCGGCGCGGGCGGCAAAGCAGCCGCAGATGGCGCAGTAG
- a CDS encoding SDR family oxidoreductase, which translates to MQNVVNAETQTSLVGKPNGAAAKRALITGASSGMGLEYAELLAAQKVNLVLAARRREPMEKLATELRQKYGVEIVVEPIDLAAPGAAARLKSSLDDKSLQIDILVNNAGYGLHGDFLDTPLERTTDMMQLNITAVTELSFIFGQDMAARGAGQILLIASILSFQPVPGFAAYAATKSYVLSFGEALHDELRPRGVTVTCLCPGHTETGFDAAASAPVSPLLRFLTMKPRPVAKTGLRALAKGKASVLPGFMNKIIIFSNRLTPRSMQRAVMKNVTGA; encoded by the coding sequence ATGCAAAATGTTGTTAACGCGGAAACGCAAACGTCCCTCGTAGGAAAACCGAATGGTGCCGCAGCGAAGCGGGCCCTGATCACCGGTGCGTCCAGCGGCATGGGTCTCGAATATGCCGAACTCTTGGCAGCGCAGAAGGTAAATCTTGTGCTCGCCGCCCGGCGCAGGGAGCCGATGGAGAAGCTCGCCACAGAGCTTCGACAGAAATATGGTGTCGAGATCGTGGTCGAACCGATCGATCTTGCAGCCCCTGGTGCTGCGGCCCGCTTGAAAAGCAGTCTGGACGACAAGTCGCTGCAGATCGATATTCTGGTGAACAATGCCGGGTACGGGCTGCATGGGGACTTTTTGGACACCCCACTGGAGCGCACGACCGATATGATGCAGCTCAACATCACGGCGGTGACGGAACTGAGCTTTATCTTCGGGCAGGATATGGCAGCCCGTGGGGCCGGACAGATTCTCCTCATTGCGAGCATTCTGTCATTCCAGCCTGTTCCCGGGTTTGCCGCCTATGCCGCTACGAAGTCTTACGTCCTTTCTTTTGGAGAAGCTTTGCACGACGAGCTGCGCCCTCGCGGCGTAACTGTCACCTGCCTTTGCCCAGGCCACACCGAAACAGGATTCGATGCAGCGGCCAGCGCGCCTGTGTCACCGTTGCTGCGTTTTCTGACGATGAAGCCTCGTCCGGTCGCCAAAACCGGTCTGCGGGCGCTTGCGAAAGGAAAAGCATCCGTCCTCCCAGGGTTCATGAACAAGATCATTATATTTTCAAATCGCCTGACACCGCGTTCGATGCAGCGAGCCGTCATGAAAAACGTTACGGGAGCTTAG
- a CDS encoding ABC transporter ATP-binding protein, giving the protein MEKSLARYIWKNTRLQQLWILAVVAASMIPYFLSFDLPKQIVNGPIQGDGFEGPGARQTFMHIAYDIPLIGHVEFFQGLQLNRFQMLMALSLVFLALVVLNGLFKFYINTYKGRLGERMLRRIRFELIDRVLRFPPAHFKRVKSAEIATMIKDEVEPMGGFTGDAFVSPALLGGQAITALAFIIVQNFWLGMIAAGIVGVQAVVIPRMRKRLLDLGRQRQLTARELSGRVGEIVDGIGTIHGNDTSNLERADIASRLGRIFSIRYDLYQWKFLVKFINNFLAQVTPFLFYAIGGYLALQGRLDIGQLVAVISAYKDLPGPLKELIDWDQMRQDVQVKYQQVYEQFNVEPLIDSRIQELAIAPVGALTSALVVTNLSLSDDSGARLVDHVSVEIKPNETVAIVGPNGSGAEAFAEALGRMIWPDSGRITIDGRDLLELPESITGRRISYASADTFFFHGSLASNLLYGLKHAPMTDAVYDEKEAQEYKWHSIEAVKAGNPTLDLNSDWVDYKAAGANGPEDLLKAIRPVLDAVLISQDILDLALRSNVNTDVHVAVSDHVVALRASLRDRLRDEGLDGIVVPFDFDAYNAQATVGENLLFGTMKRPLMTNRRLAAHPYFQQLFRETGLSTDLYAMGLEIAENAVELFHDLPPDHPFFQQLTFMTADDIPTYQALLQKLQSRRFEDATPEERSAIIRLSFAYIEPRHRFGLLTDELMAKIVSARKQFHEHIPADLAELIERYDAERFTPSASLMDNVLFGRIAYQQADASDRIRAIMGELFDALDLYDDVLAIGLEFDVGSGGKRLTMVQRQKLNLARALLKRSDYFIFNRPLSALDQRVQDQITRNIVEDLHKEGERPAIIWVLSNARLAELFDRILLFDRGGLAEAGNYPELSEKNGMFKELLS; this is encoded by the coding sequence ATGGAAAAAAGCCTCGCCCGCTACATCTGGAAGAACACGCGGCTGCAGCAGCTGTGGATTCTGGCTGTCGTCGCCGCCTCGATGATCCCCTACTTCCTGTCCTTCGATCTGCCGAAGCAGATCGTCAACGGACCGATCCAGGGCGACGGTTTCGAAGGCCCGGGCGCCAGGCAGACCTTCATGCACATCGCCTACGACATTCCGCTGATCGGCCATGTCGAATTCTTTCAAGGCCTGCAGCTCAACCGCTTCCAGATGCTGATGGCCCTCAGCCTGGTGTTTCTGGCGCTGGTGGTGCTGAACGGCCTCTTCAAGTTCTACATCAACACCTATAAGGGCCGGCTCGGCGAGCGCATGCTGCGCCGCATTCGCTTCGAGCTGATCGACCGGGTGCTGCGGTTCCCGCCCGCCCATTTCAAGCGGGTGAAATCGGCCGAAATCGCCACCATGATCAAGGACGAGGTGGAGCCGATGGGCGGCTTCACCGGCGATGCCTTCGTTTCGCCTGCCCTTCTCGGCGGCCAGGCGATCACGGCGCTCGCCTTCATCATCGTGCAGAATTTCTGGCTCGGCATGATCGCCGCCGGTATCGTCGGCGTCCAGGCTGTCGTCATTCCCCGCATGCGCAAGCGCCTGCTGGATCTCGGCCGCCAGCGACAGCTGACGGCGCGCGAACTGTCCGGCCGCGTCGGCGAAATCGTCGACGGCATCGGCACGATCCACGGCAACGACACATCCAACCTCGAACGCGCCGACATCGCCTCGCGGCTTGGCCGGATCTTCTCGATCCGCTACGACCTTTACCAGTGGAAATTCCTGGTGAAGTTCATCAACAATTTCCTCGCCCAGGTCACGCCTTTCCTGTTTTACGCGATCGGCGGCTACCTGGCGCTGCAGGGCCGGCTCGATATCGGCCAGCTCGTCGCCGTCATCTCGGCCTATAAGGACCTGCCCGGGCCGCTCAAGGAACTGATCGACTGGGATCAGATGCGCCAGGACGTGCAGGTGAAATACCAGCAGGTCTATGAGCAGTTCAACGTCGAGCCGCTGATCGACAGCCGCATCCAGGAACTCGCGATCGCCCCCGTCGGCGCCCTGACGAGCGCGCTCGTCGTCACCAACCTCTCGCTCTCCGACGACAGCGGCGCCCGCCTGGTCGATCACGTTTCCGTCGAGATCAAGCCGAACGAGACGGTGGCGATCGTCGGCCCGAACGGCAGCGGCGCGGAGGCCTTTGCCGAAGCGCTCGGACGCATGATATGGCCGGATTCCGGCCGCATCACCATCGACGGCCGTGACCTGCTGGAATTACCGGAATCGATCACCGGCCGGCGTATTTCCTATGCCTCGGCCGATACGTTCTTCTTCCACGGCTCGCTCGCCAGCAATCTGCTCTATGGCCTCAAGCATGCGCCGATGACCGATGCCGTCTATGACGAGAAGGAGGCGCAGGAATATAAATGGCACTCCATCGAGGCGGTGAAGGCCGGCAATCCGACGCTCGACCTCAACAGCGACTGGGTGGATTACAAGGCGGCCGGCGCCAACGGGCCCGAGGACCTGTTGAAAGCGATCCGGCCGGTGCTCGACGCGGTGCTGATCTCGCAGGATATCCTTGACCTGGCGCTGCGCTCGAACGTCAATACCGACGTGCATGTGGCGGTCAGCGATCATGTCGTGGCGCTGCGCGCCTCGCTCAGAGACCGGCTGCGCGACGAGGGTCTCGACGGCATCGTCGTGCCTTTCGATTTCGACGCCTATAACGCCCAGGCAACGGTTGGCGAAAACCTGCTCTTCGGCACGATGAAGCGGCCGCTGATGACCAATCGCAGACTGGCCGCCCATCCCTATTTCCAGCAGCTGTTCCGCGAAACGGGCCTGAGCACCGATCTCTACGCCATGGGCCTCGAAATCGCCGAGAATGCGGTGGAACTCTTCCATGATCTGCCGCCGGACCATCCCTTCTTCCAGCAGCTGACCTTCATGACGGCGGACGACATTCCGACCTATCAGGCGCTGCTGCAGAAGCTGCAAAGCCGCCGCTTCGAGGACGCCACGCCCGAGGAACGGTCGGCCATTATCCGGCTGAGCTTTGCCTATATCGAGCCGCGCCACCGCTTCGGCCTGCTGACCGACGAGCTGATGGCCAAGATCGTCAGCGCCCGCAAGCAGTTCCACGAGCATATTCCGGCCGATCTCGCCGAGCTGATCGAGCGTTACGACGCCGAGCGCTTCACCCCGTCGGCAAGCCTGATGGACAATGTGCTCTTCGGCCGTATCGCCTATCAGCAGGCCGACGCCTCCGATCGCATCCGCGCCATCATGGGCGAACTCTTCGACGCGCTCGACCTTTATGACGACGTGCTGGCGATCGGGCTCGAATTCGACGTCGGCTCCGGCGGCAAGCGGCTGACCATGGTGCAGCGGCAGAAGCTCAACCTTGCCCGCGCGCTGCTGAAACGCTCGGACTATTTCATCTTCAACCGGCCGCTGTCGGCGCTCGACCAGCGCGTTCAGGATCAGATCACCCGCAACATCGTCGAAGACCTGCATAAGGAAGGCGAGCGCCCGGCGATCATCTGGGTGCTCTCCAATGCGCGCCTCGCCGAGCTGTTCGACCGAATCCTGCTCTTCGACCGCGGCGGGCTGGCGGAAGCCGGAAACTATCCGGAACTTTCCGAGAAAAACGGTATGTTCAAGGAACTGTTATCGTAA
- a CDS encoding type II toxin-antitoxin system RelE/ParE family toxin yields the protein MKLVWRAKAASDRKRAIQFIADQNVGAAISQLDEIERQTDLLIDQPEIGRPGRIDGTRELVISRTSFIVIYRVRQKAKQVEILRLVHGAQKWPPKP from the coding sequence GTGAAGCTCGTCTGGCGTGCGAAAGCTGCATCCGATCGCAAAAGAGCCATTCAGTTTATCGCCGACCAGAATGTCGGCGCCGCGATAAGCCAACTTGATGAGATCGAGCGTCAGACCGATTTGCTCATCGATCAGCCGGAGATCGGCCGGCCCGGACGAATCGATGGAACGCGCGAACTGGTCATTTCACGCACATCTTTCATCGTGATCTATCGCGTCCGCCAAAAAGCCAAACAGGTGGAAATTTTGCGCCTCGTCCACGGCGCGCAAAAATGGCCGCCCAAACCTTGA
- a CDS encoding MFS transporter produces the protein MSARISPRASAFCHAGFRHYWIARFLGCFSAQIMGVSVGWQVYDITRDPFDLGMVGLTLFLPAFLLVLVTGAVADRFNRVLIMTGCIAGEGLCALALLMFTVTGEHSVVPIFCTLALLGTLRAFFGPALQSLMPNLVPAEDLASAIAWGTSSWQIATVFGPVAGGLLYGISPEAAYISSFVLLAVAAALALRVPVQAHVAAERPSLETVVAGFRYIWKEKIVLGAISFDLFAMLLGGASALLPVYARDILTVGPWGLGLLRAAPGIGSILVAALLLRHPVKDHAGVIMFVCVALVGVFIIVFGASTEVWLSVLALGLMGGLDMVSVFVRETLIQLRTPDALRGRVNAVNMVFTGASNELGEFRAGISASAFGAVPAVIIGGAATIGVSALWWHLFPQLRKARSLGDGRRVSSPVDEGVCCPHRGAAKIPA, from the coding sequence ATGTCTGCACGTATTTCGCCGCGCGCCAGCGCTTTTTGCCATGCCGGCTTTCGCCACTATTGGATTGCCCGTTTCCTCGGCTGCTTCTCCGCTCAGATCATGGGTGTGTCGGTCGGCTGGCAGGTCTATGACATCACCCGCGACCCCTTCGATCTCGGCATGGTGGGCCTGACGCTGTTCCTGCCCGCCTTCCTGCTCGTGCTGGTGACCGGCGCCGTCGCCGACCGCTTCAACCGCGTGCTGATCATGACGGGCTGTATCGCCGGCGAGGGGTTGTGCGCGCTGGCCTTGCTGATGTTCACCGTGACAGGAGAGCACAGTGTGGTGCCGATCTTCTGTACCCTCGCCCTGCTCGGCACGCTGCGGGCTTTCTTCGGGCCGGCACTGCAATCCCTGATGCCCAATCTCGTGCCGGCGGAAGATCTCGCCAGTGCCATCGCCTGGGGCACGTCCTCTTGGCAGATCGCCACCGTGTTCGGGCCGGTCGCCGGTGGCCTGCTTTACGGCATCTCGCCGGAAGCGGCCTATATCAGTTCCTTCGTATTGCTTGCCGTCGCGGCCGCGCTGGCCCTTCGCGTTCCGGTGCAGGCGCATGTCGCCGCGGAAAGACCGAGCCTGGAGACGGTGGTCGCCGGATTCCGCTACATCTGGAAGGAAAAGATCGTGCTTGGCGCCATCTCCTTCGATCTTTTCGCGATGCTGCTCGGCGGCGCCTCGGCGTTGCTACCCGTCTATGCGCGCGACATTCTCACTGTCGGTCCATGGGGGCTCGGCCTTCTGCGCGCCGCACCCGGCATCGGCTCGATCCTGGTGGCAGCCTTGCTGCTGCGCCATCCCGTCAAAGACCATGCCGGCGTGATCATGTTCGTCTGCGTCGCCCTGGTCGGTGTCTTCATCATCGTGTTCGGCGCCTCGACCGAGGTCTGGTTGTCGGTGCTGGCGCTCGGCCTGATGGGTGGTTTGGATATGGTGAGCGTCTTCGTGCGCGAGACGCTGATCCAGCTCCGCACACCCGACGCCTTGCGTGGGCGCGTCAATGCGGTGAACATGGTTTTCACAGGCGCCTCGAACGAACTCGGCGAATTCCGCGCCGGCATCTCGGCCTCAGCTTTCGGCGCCGTGCCGGCAGTGATTATCGGCGGCGCGGCGACGATCGGGGTGTCGGCTTTGTGGTGGCATTTGTTTCCGCAATTGCGGAAGGCGCGGTCTCTGGGGGACGGACGCAGGGTTTCATCGCCTGTCGACGAAGGCGTGTGTTGCCCTCATCGCGGCGCCGCTAAAATCCCCGCTTGA
- a CDS encoding metallophosphoesterase, which yields MIVRSEWMPSIREIDEETAICAIGDVHGRADLLREMHLGIAHEFHLISPGAAHCIHLGDLIDRGPESLRALSLAMQGIPGATNCTLIGNHEHRLLQLLCAPDAKMMDRWLANGGTEFFEELGVDPRGRWEERVSELLGGDMIEWLHSLPLKLQLGKLLFVHAGIDVEVPIDRQTAETLAWIREPWLSSKGPYENGLAVIHGHTPITEVVLSNPHRINLDTGACETGVLSALLIHGGRMKLLQTSH from the coding sequence GTGATAGTTCGTTCAGAGTGGATGCCCTCCATCCGCGAAATCGATGAAGAGACGGCCATTTGCGCGATCGGCGACGTTCATGGACGCGCTGATCTTCTGAGAGAGATGCATCTCGGTATTGCGCACGAATTTCACCTCATTTCTCCGGGTGCTGCTCATTGCATCCATCTAGGCGATCTGATCGACCGGGGGCCGGAAAGCTTGCGGGCGCTGAGTTTAGCCATGCAGGGCATTCCCGGCGCGACCAACTGCACCCTCATTGGAAATCATGAACATCGATTGCTTCAGTTGCTTTGCGCACCTGACGCCAAGATGATGGATCGTTGGCTGGCGAATGGCGGTACCGAATTCTTTGAGGAACTCGGCGTTGACCCTCGCGGCCGATGGGAAGAGAGGGTGTCGGAGCTTCTGGGTGGCGATATGATTGAGTGGCTGCATTCGTTGCCGCTGAAGTTGCAGCTCGGAAAACTGCTTTTCGTCCATGCAGGCATCGACGTAGAGGTTCCGATCGATCGTCAGACCGCAGAAACGCTTGCGTGGATTCGCGAGCCTTGGCTTTCTTCCAAGGGGCCATATGAAAATGGCTTGGCTGTCATACATGGTCACACGCCCATCACAGAGGTCGTTCTCAGCAACCCGCACAGGATCAACCTGGATACCGGGGCTTGCGAAACAGGTGTTTTGAGCGCGCTTCTCATCCATGGCGGTCGAATGAAGCTCTTGCAGACCAGTCATTGA